GCTGGGTTGCCCCTGCCAGAACTCCACACGCTCAAATGCAATTGTGTACCCACCCCAGTGCGGCGGGCGCGGCACAGGCAGGCCGGCAAAGTCGGCGAGTGCCTTTTCGAAGCGCGCCTGCAGTTCAGTGTAATGCGCAAGTTCGCTGCTCTGGTTCGAAACGGCCGCAGCAACCTGCGAGGCATGCGGCCTGCTCGCAAAGTATTCATCGGCCTCGGCATCGGTGACGCGTGTGGTTCGCCCCTCAAAGCGAATCTGCCGGTGCTGCCTCGGCCAGAAGAACACACCCGCGGCGACCGGCTGTGATTCGAGTTGCAATCCTTTCAGGCTATTGCCATTGGTGTAAAACGTCACGCCACGGGCGTCGATTGCCTTGGCGAGCACCACGCGCACCGAAAGCCGTCCTGCCGAATCTGCAGTCGCCAGCGAAAAGGCAGTCGCCTCGGCTTCAACTTTTAGTGCATGTTCGAGCCAGATTTCGGCGCCGATGTGAGGGTCTGCAGGCAGCGCTTCGATGCTCTCGCCGTTATATTCACTGCGAATGGATGCCAGTTTCATGAGCACTCGTTCAGTTTTGCTATACAGGCCGTCCGCAGAAAAAAGAAACGGAATATGGCAAAAAGTGCCGCTAAACAGCCTATAGGCAAACGCGATCAGACCAAGCTCGTTAACCGGCAGCAGATTCTCGAAGCGGCAAAGAATCTTTTTGCCGACAAGGGTTTTGAAGCCACCAATGTGCGCGACATCATTCACGAGAGCAGCCTTTCACCAGGCACATTCTACAACTACTTTCAGAGCAAAGAAGAAATCTTCGAGGTTCTTACCGACGAAATTATCAGCGAAGTGCGCGAGCAGATTCAGGTCAGCTACAAGAACGTAAAGATGGATCGCGCAGAGATCATGAAATCACTCGAGAAATTCTTTCAGATTTTTCTTGGCAACCCTCGCCTCATGAAATTTCTTTCGCGCAACCAGTCTTACCTGCGCGAACTGCGCAGCAAGGGGCGCTTCGACGGCATGCTGCAAGACCTCGAAAAGGCGCTCGATGACGGCGTCAAAAACGGCATGCTGCCCGCCTTACCGGTCAAGATCGTCGCCATTGCGGTCTTCGGTGCCGTTTTCGAGATCATCGCGACGATGGTGATTACGCCAGGTTTCGACGTCAAGAAGGCGATCGAAACCCTGTCGCAGCTCTTGTTTGTTCACACCGGCAAATAGCCAGGCGTTTTTTGATACAGATTATTGCTGCGGAAACAGGAGGCCCTGCGCAACAAAGAAGCGCACCCGGGCGATTTGCCTGCGGTAATCAGCTTGCGCCGCCGCGGTGCGCGCGAGCTGCACATCTTCACTTGCCTGCAACACATCGAGAATCGTAGCGATGCCGAGGCGCATATCGGCAAGCTGCGCCCGATAATTT
The sequence above is a segment of the Turneriella parva DSM 21527 genome. Coding sequences within it:
- the pdxH gene encoding pyridoxamine 5'-phosphate oxidase, producing the protein MKLASIRSEYNGESIEALPADPHIGAEIWLEHALKVEAEATAFSLATADSAGRLSVRVVLAKAIDARGVTFYTNGNSLKGLQLESQPVAAGVFFWPRQHRQIRFEGRTTRVTDAEADEYFASRPHASQVAAAVSNQSSELAHYTELQARFEKALADFAGLPVPRPPHWGGYTIAFERVEFWQGQPSRLHQRILFERQKDGSYKRSWLEP
- a CDS encoding TetR/AcrR family transcriptional regulator, encoding MAKSAAKQPIGKRDQTKLVNRQQILEAAKNLFADKGFEATNVRDIIHESSLSPGTFYNYFQSKEEIFEVLTDEIISEVREQIQVSYKNVKMDRAEIMKSLEKFFQIFLGNPRLMKFLSRNQSYLRELRSKGRFDGMLQDLEKALDDGVKNGMLPALPVKIVAIAVFGAVFEIIATMVITPGFDVKKAIETLSQLLFVHTGK